From Veillonella dispar, one genomic window encodes:
- a CDS encoding metallophosphoesterase, whose product MRILFNIIFSAILVIGLVGFWALFLNLWKPKKKWPAWVGYIIIIGAWFAAIRYYILNQVDLYGTMYYPLMNMFRTESYGFLFGLFLAIPVFIVLSLLYWAVNKIWSKTPEENRTGRRAFFRTAATVVPLATIGGSSYAAYVGQHEIEVTHESFGYTNLPPGLKDYKIVQLSDIHVGPSIDLDDLDEILKLALVEKPNRVVITGDLIDKIAWLPQVCERLTTFAKQIPDGVDFILGNHEYHHDVNKVLDELKHNTPMNILVNSNIQIMGGKQPVYIAGVAYDNDREKEKREAMIDKALSGIPDYAFVILLAHHPEFFEEAIERKIPLTLSGHTHGGQIVFMGMPLVPTGTPYTKGRYVEEQSVCYVNNGSGHWFPIRINCPREITVITFFDGVA is encoded by the coding sequence ATGAGAATTCTATTTAATATCATTTTTTCTGCTATCCTCGTAATAGGATTGGTAGGATTTTGGGCTCTATTTCTCAACTTGTGGAAGCCTAAAAAGAAATGGCCTGCCTGGGTGGGCTATATAATCATTATCGGTGCGTGGTTCGCCGCAATCCGATACTATATACTTAATCAAGTAGATCTATATGGAACGATGTATTATCCGTTGATGAATATGTTCCGTACTGAAAGCTACGGTTTTCTCTTTGGCTTATTCTTGGCTATTCCTGTATTCATCGTTCTCAGCTTGTTATACTGGGCGGTTAATAAGATTTGGAGCAAAACGCCAGAGGAAAATAGAACAGGCCGTCGTGCTTTCTTTAGAACGGCAGCAACAGTGGTGCCGTTAGCAACAATCGGTGGTTCTAGCTATGCAGCCTATGTAGGGCAACATGAGATTGAGGTCACTCATGAAAGCTTTGGGTATACGAACTTACCACCTGGCTTAAAGGACTATAAAATCGTCCAACTCAGTGATATCCACGTTGGGCCAAGCATCGATTTAGATGACCTTGATGAAATTTTAAAGCTAGCCCTTGTAGAGAAGCCTAATCGCGTTGTCATCACTGGTGATTTAATCGATAAAATCGCTTGGTTACCACAAGTCTGTGAAAGACTGACAACCTTTGCAAAACAAATTCCAGACGGTGTCGATTTCATCTTGGGCAATCATGAGTACCATCACGATGTGAATAAGGTACTAGACGAATTGAAACACAATACACCGATGAACATCCTTGTGAATAGCAATATTCAAATTATGGGTGGTAAGCAACCTGTATACATTGCTGGTGTTGCGTATGACAATGATCGGGAAAAAGAAAAACGTGAAGCTATGATCGATAAGGCTTTATCTGGTATTCCTGACTACGCCTTTGTTATCCTATTGGCACATCACCCTGAATTCTTTGAAGAAGCCATTGAACGTAAAATTCCGTTGACCCTCTCTGGTCATACTCACGGTGGTCAAATCGTCTTCATGGGCATGCCGTTGGTACCAACAGGCACACCATATACAAAAGGTCGCTACGTAGAAGAACAAAGCGTGTGCTATGTTAATAACGGCTCAGGTCATTGGTTCCCAATCCGTATCAACTGCCCACGAGAAATTACAGTCATTACATTCTTTGACGGAGTAGCTTAG
- the mutY gene encoding A/G-specific adenine glycosylase yields the protein MTDKKSPKWVPQLLAWYDVNKRDLPWRDCGDPYKVWVSEVMSQQTRIEAMKPYYDNWMRLFPTLEDLAKASEDEVVHAWQGLGYYSRARNLRLGVKDVVENYGGIVPHDRKTMESLKGVGSYTAGAVLSMAYNEPEVAVDGNVLRIYARLYRIFDDILSMKGKKAITAIVEETLPHDRPGDFNQALMDFGSAVCIPKTPRCGECPIVNMCEAYQHKDTDKLPVRIKKTKVVEVPLFVGILQYEDYYLLHKRPNRGLLRSMWEFPSVEMVSAFGEGEQGLEELVKDLGFELSLQPVLVKEITHIFSHRKWFMKAFRGDLTYVGDAKNIRIGDIQKQLPKDWMLIKRDEFADYAWAGPHGKLTEIAK from the coding sequence ATGACTGATAAAAAGAGCCCCAAGTGGGTGCCACAGCTATTAGCGTGGTATGATGTGAATAAGCGGGATTTGCCGTGGCGTGATTGTGGAGACCCTTATAAGGTTTGGGTTTCCGAGGTGATGAGCCAACAGACCCGCATTGAGGCGATGAAGCCTTATTATGATAACTGGATGCGACTATTTCCAACCTTAGAAGATTTGGCAAAGGCGTCTGAAGATGAGGTAGTTCACGCTTGGCAAGGGCTTGGCTATTATAGCCGGGCTCGTAACTTGCGCCTTGGTGTAAAGGACGTCGTGGAAAACTACGGTGGTATCGTGCCTCATGATCGCAAGACTATGGAGTCCTTGAAGGGGGTAGGGTCATATACGGCTGGGGCTGTTCTATCCATGGCGTACAACGAACCAGAGGTGGCTGTAGATGGCAATGTACTGCGCATCTATGCTCGTTTATATCGCATCTTTGACGATATTTTGAGCATGAAAGGCAAGAAGGCCATAACTGCTATCGTAGAGGAAACATTGCCTCACGATCGACCTGGCGACTTTAACCAAGCCTTGATGGACTTTGGCTCTGCCGTGTGCATTCCAAAAACTCCACGCTGTGGAGAATGTCCTATTGTAAACATGTGCGAAGCATACCAACATAAAGATACTGATAAACTACCAGTACGTATCAAGAAAACAAAGGTAGTAGAGGTGCCTCTATTTGTGGGGATCTTGCAATACGAAGACTATTATCTATTGCACAAACGTCCTAACCGTGGACTGTTACGGTCCATGTGGGAATTCCCATCTGTGGAAATGGTATCTGCCTTTGGCGAAGGGGAACAAGGCCTTGAGGAGTTAGTTAAGGACCTAGGTTTTGAACTGTCCTTGCAACCAGTATTAGTAAAAGAGATAACACATATTTTCTCTCATCGAAAATGGTTCATGAAAGCATTCCGCGGCGATTTAACGTACGTAGGAGATGCTAAGAATATAAGGATCGGAGATATCCAAAAGCAATTGCCAAAGGACTGGATGCTCATCAAGCGCGATGAGTTCGCCGATTATGCTTGGGCAGGTCCTCATGGTAAATTGACGGAGATTGCAAAATAA
- a CDS encoding DUF4931 domain-containing protein, which yields MNKPLRFNIALGRTKPVNIRNEEVRCPFCDRSKLTDILDTSGHIIWLMNKYPVLDKTWPTVIIETETDEGEFSTLPADEAARILQFGLDKWRETRERKEFKSVLFFKNHGYMSGGSIRHPHSQIIGLEDYDYHEDITAQNMEGWLLHEDQDVRITLSTQPIIGFFEYNIRFKPDAPVRSVALRLQQVLRYVLRSIANYSQSYNYFVYNLEDGYDYIKVVARYVTTPLYVGYKIPQTCDEERAAKIIQDIAPYFHASK from the coding sequence ATGAATAAACCACTACGATTTAACATCGCACTAGGGCGTACTAAGCCTGTTAATATTCGGAACGAAGAAGTGCGCTGCCCCTTCTGTGATCGTTCAAAATTAACGGATATCCTAGATACATCGGGTCATATCATTTGGCTCATGAACAAATATCCTGTACTAGATAAAACATGGCCCACGGTTATTATCGAAACAGAAACGGATGAAGGTGAATTTTCCACCTTACCGGCTGATGAAGCAGCCCGTATTCTCCAATTCGGCCTTGATAAATGGCGTGAAACACGAGAACGTAAAGAGTTCAAATCCGTATTATTCTTTAAAAACCATGGTTATATGTCCGGTGGTTCCATTCGTCATCCTCACAGCCAAATCATAGGCCTTGAAGATTACGATTACCACGAAGATATTACAGCTCAAAATATGGAAGGCTGGCTCTTACACGAGGATCAAGATGTGCGCATCACCTTGTCCACGCAGCCCATCATTGGCTTTTTTGAGTACAATATACGCTTTAAACCAGATGCACCTGTGCGCTCCGTAGCGCTAAGATTACAGCAAGTATTGCGTTATGTATTGCGCAGCATCGCCAATTATAGCCAGTCCTATAACTATTTTGTATATAATCTTGAGGACGGCTACGACTATATCAAGGTTGTGGCCCGTTATGTAACAACACCACTCTATGTGGGCTACAAAATTCCTCAAACTTGCGACGAAGAGCGGGCTGCAAAAATCATCCAAGACATTGCGCCGTACTTCCACGCTTCAAAATAG
- a CDS encoding molybdopterin-binding protein, with protein sequence MKSIRTQDAVGHALIHDLVRIVIGEVKDTPFRRGHVITEEDIPKLLDLGKEHIFVMEPEDEGFLHEEDVARALYNMAGSENMHDGPMAQGKIEAIADVDGLFKVDVDRLHAINSIGELTIVTRFNNTPVKAGDKLAGMRCIPLLLEEQQVEDAKKIANGHPLLNVKPFVRKTMGIVTTGSEVFEGRIKDAFTPIIEERCAEFGVKKVAHEIVTDNTDDIVAAIDKVKQAGADIIFCTGGMSVDPDDLTPGAIKRYADRVVTYGLPVLPGSMVCIAYCADGTPILGVPGGVLFSKPTAFDEILPRLVADDEITKEDCIRMGHGGFLG encoded by the coding sequence ATGAAATCAATTAGAACACAAGATGCTGTAGGGCATGCATTAATACATGATTTAGTACGTATTGTTATCGGCGAGGTGAAAGATACACCGTTCCGCCGAGGCCATGTTATTACGGAAGAGGATATTCCAAAATTATTAGACCTTGGTAAAGAACATATCTTTGTGATGGAGCCTGAAGATGAAGGATTCTTACACGAAGAGGATGTGGCACGCGCCTTGTACAATATGGCAGGTAGCGAAAATATGCATGACGGACCTATGGCGCAAGGCAAAATCGAAGCCATTGCAGACGTAGACGGCCTCTTTAAAGTTGATGTAGATCGCTTACATGCTATTAATAGTATTGGCGAGCTTACCATAGTAACGAGATTTAACAATACACCTGTGAAAGCAGGCGATAAATTAGCAGGCATGCGTTGTATTCCATTGTTATTAGAGGAACAACAAGTAGAGGATGCGAAGAAAATCGCTAATGGTCATCCTTTACTCAATGTAAAACCATTCGTACGCAAAACAATGGGTATCGTTACTACTGGCTCCGAAGTATTTGAAGGCCGTATTAAAGATGCATTCACACCAATCATTGAAGAACGTTGTGCTGAATTCGGCGTAAAAAAGGTAGCTCATGAAATCGTAACAGATAATACAGACGACATCGTGGCCGCTATAGACAAGGTAAAACAAGCTGGTGCTGATATTATTTTTTGTACTGGTGGCATGAGCGTTGACCCTGACGATTTAACACCAGGGGCCATTAAACGCTATGCAGACCGCGTAGTAACTTATGGTTTGCCTGTATTGCCAGGATCCATGGTTTGTATTGCATACTGCGCAGATGGTACGCCAATCCTCGGCGTTCCAGGCGGCGTATTATTCAGCAAACCGACTGCTTTTGATGAAATCTTGCCACGCCTTGTCGCAGACGATGAAATCACAAAAGAAGATTGTATTCGTATGGGCCATGGTGGCTTCTTGGGATAA
- a CDS encoding OPT family oligopeptide transporter, producing MKHDFMSHDLHLPELTLRGMLLGALITVIFTASNVYLGLKVGLTFSSSIPAAIISMAILRFFKDSNVLENNMVQTQASAAGTLSAIIFILPGLLMLGYWNGFPFWQTFLLCACGGSLGVLFTIPLRRAMVVNSDLPYPEGRAAAEILKVGSHNGGQGPQSSSGMGDIVSGGLVAGIISLCANGFKVLGDSMSFWLPVGSKGITQIPLGFSTALLGAGYLIGIASGIAILVGVLIAWAGFVPYLTNMLAPDGGATAKFAMAVWKSKVRFIGAGAIGIAAIWTLITLIKPIIEGMKISVKSMNSSSSERELHRMDTDMSTKSVIIVFGIILLGLVLTFWDFVSAVPISAGLMWTLVIVGVLVALLIGFFVAAACGYMAGLIGTSASPISGIGILATIISSLVVYFIASENNLFATEAGVQFATAMAIFMTSVVIAIASISNDNLQDLKTGQLVGATPWRQQIALLLGSVAGAIAIAPVLNLLYQAYGFTGALPRAEMDPNAALSAPQATLMTTIAQGIFSSSMDWNYILIGVGVGVVAIIVNLILKSTTASLTLPPLAVGMGIYLPPTLEVPLILGSFISYFVGRYLVARAKMRAGELAEYDVEQSNRRGVLFASGLIVGESLIGVIIAVIIVLSVTTGGGESPLELVGPQFESTAQWLGLLAFIFAGLYLVRRVVAHKFNKEEALAMKAEQEQQ from the coding sequence ATGAAACATGACTTTATGAGCCATGACCTTCATCTGCCGGAACTGACACTACGTGGGATGCTACTTGGTGCATTGATTACTGTAATTTTTACAGCATCTAACGTATATCTCGGTTTGAAGGTTGGTTTGACATTCTCGTCATCCATTCCGGCAGCCATTATTTCAATGGCAATTTTACGTTTCTTCAAGGATTCTAACGTTCTTGAAAACAACATGGTACAAACACAGGCTTCTGCAGCCGGTACTTTGTCCGCAATTATCTTTATCTTGCCAGGTCTATTAATGCTTGGTTATTGGAATGGTTTCCCATTCTGGCAAACATTCTTGCTCTGCGCATGCGGTGGTTCCCTTGGTGTATTATTCACCATTCCATTGCGTCGTGCCATGGTAGTAAATAGTGATCTACCATATCCAGAAGGCCGTGCAGCAGCAGAAATCTTGAAGGTTGGTTCCCATAATGGTGGCCAAGGTCCTCAATCTAGCTCCGGTATGGGAGATATCGTATCCGGTGGTCTTGTAGCTGGTATTATCAGTCTTTGTGCGAATGGCTTCAAAGTGCTTGGCGACAGCATGAGCTTCTGGCTTCCTGTAGGTAGCAAGGGTATTACTCAAATTCCATTGGGCTTCTCTACAGCGTTGTTAGGTGCTGGTTACCTTATTGGTATCGCTTCCGGTATCGCTATCCTAGTTGGTGTACTCATCGCTTGGGCTGGCTTCGTACCTTACTTGACTAACATGCTTGCTCCAGATGGTGGTGCTACAGCTAAATTTGCAATGGCTGTTTGGAAATCTAAAGTTCGTTTCATCGGTGCAGGTGCTATCGGTATCGCAGCGATTTGGACTTTGATTACATTGATCAAACCTATTATCGAAGGTATGAAAATTTCTGTTAAATCCATGAATAGCAGTTCCTCTGAACGTGAATTGCATCGCATGGATACAGATATGAGCACAAAATCTGTTATTATCGTATTCGGTATTATCCTTTTAGGCTTAGTTCTTACATTCTGGGACTTCGTATCTGCAGTACCTATTAGCGCAGGCTTAATGTGGACACTTGTTATCGTAGGTGTTCTCGTAGCATTGCTAATTGGCTTCTTCGTAGCTGCTGCATGTGGTTACATGGCAGGCCTTATCGGTACATCTGCATCTCCAATCTCTGGTATTGGTATCTTGGCGACTATTATTTCTTCCCTAGTGGTGTACTTCATCGCTTCTGAAAATAACTTGTTCGCTACAGAAGCAGGCGTACAATTCGCTACAGCTATGGCTATCTTTATGACATCCGTAGTTATCGCCATTGCATCTATTTCTAACGATAACTTGCAAGACTTGAAAACAGGTCAACTCGTTGGTGCTACACCTTGGCGTCAACAAATTGCGTTGTTACTTGGCTCCGTAGCTGGTGCAATTGCAATTGCTCCTGTTCTTAACTTGCTTTACCAAGCATACGGCTTCACAGGTGCGTTACCACGTGCTGAAATGGATCCTAATGCTGCATTATCTGCTCCACAAGCAACTTTGATGACTACAATTGCTCAAGGTATCTTCAGTTCTAGCATGGATTGGAACTACATCTTGATCGGCGTTGGTGTTGGCGTAGTAGCAATCATCGTTAACTTAATTCTTAAGAGCACAACAGCTTCTTTAACATTGCCTCCATTGGCAGTTGGTATGGGTATCTACTTACCTCCAACATTGGAAGTACCTCTTATCTTAGGTTCTTTCATTAGCTATTTCGTAGGTCGTTACCTAGTAGCTCGTGCTAAAATGCGTGCTGGCGAACTTGCTGAGTACGATGTAGAACAATCTAACCGCCGCGGCGTTCTCTTCGCTTCTGGTTTGATTGTTGGTGAAAGCTTGATTGGTGTAATCATAGCTGTTATTATTGTATTGTCTGTTACAACTGGTGGTGGTGAATCTCCACTTGAATTAGTAGGCCCTCAATTTGAAAGCACAGCACAATGGTTAGGATTGCTTGCATTCATCTTCGCTGGTTTATACCTTGTTCGTCGTGTTGTAGCACACAAATTCAATAAAGAAGAAGCTTTAGCTATGAAAGCTGAGCAAGAACAAC
- a CDS encoding metallophosphoesterase yields MKVFAIGDLHLSGNPPTKPMDIFGPHWDNHWIRIKEDWMARVTDEDIVFLVGDMSWALRLDEAACDLQEIASMPGKKYMIRGNHDYWWASANKMRNLMGDAITFLQGHGTAQIIQTEEGPRIIAFGGTRAYLCPGDSHFTPETDQSIYDRELMRTEAALQEMDKAVETLMKSFKSEINVDTTDSDKNNLPTIDINKIPVTKILLLHYPPFNESNTPSGFTDLMETYNIDTCIFGHLHDQISFKRIPKEFGFTKLELVSADYLDFRLKEIM; encoded by the coding sequence ATGAAAGTATTTGCCATCGGCGATCTCCATCTATCTGGCAATCCTCCAACGAAGCCGATGGATATTTTTGGTCCCCATTGGGATAATCACTGGATCCGCATCAAAGAAGATTGGATGGCCCGTGTAACAGACGAAGATATAGTTTTTCTCGTAGGTGACATGAGTTGGGCCCTTCGACTAGATGAAGCAGCTTGCGATTTACAAGAAATTGCATCCATGCCGGGCAAGAAATATATGATCCGCGGCAACCACGATTACTGGTGGGCCTCTGCCAACAAGATGCGTAACCTCATGGGCGATGCGATCACCTTTTTACAAGGTCACGGTACAGCACAGATTATTCAAACAGAAGAAGGCCCTCGCATCATTGCTTTTGGTGGAACACGCGCCTACCTCTGTCCTGGAGACTCCCATTTCACTCCTGAAACAGACCAATCCATTTACGACAGAGAACTAATGCGCACCGAAGCAGCGCTGCAAGAAATGGATAAAGCTGTAGAAACACTAATGAAATCATTCAAATCAGAAATAAATGTAGATACTACAGACTCTGATAAAAACAATCTACCAACCATAGATATAAACAAGATACCAGTAACAAAAATCCTATTGTTACACTATCCTCCATTCAATGAATCCAATACACCCTCAGGCTTTACGGATCTCATGGAGACATACAATATAGATACGTGTATCTTTGGACATTTACACGATCAAATATCCTTTAAACGTATTCCAAAGGAGTTTGGCTTCACAAAATTAGAGCTAGTATCTGCAGACTATTTAGACTTTAGACTGAAAGAAATTATGTAA
- a CDS encoding helix-turn-helix domain-containing protein — protein sequence MKSASTPLTELRINTYEDPVLQHQYVCLGHKIAHIRISLNMSQYELAHHVGISRSYLSKLECGTGISGMSLEILFKIAEAFQIDVAQLVRLRIVDYKSCNAHLSSHYKRLEFLNHTRNSTPAKAEPKLS from the coding sequence ATGAAATCTGCATCGACACCTCTAACTGAGCTACGAATCAACACCTATGAAGATCCGGTCTTACAGCATCAGTATGTTTGTTTAGGCCATAAAATTGCCCATATTCGCATATCTCTAAACATGTCTCAATATGAGCTAGCACACCACGTGGGCATTAGCCGCAGTTATTTAAGCAAGCTAGAATGTGGTACAGGCATATCTGGCATGTCCTTAGAGATTCTATTTAAAATCGCTGAAGCATTCCAAATTGACGTAGCGCAACTCGTAAGGCTGCGCATCGTAGATTATAAAAGCTGTAATGCGCATCTTTCATCACACTACAAACGATTAGAGTTTCTAAATCATACGAGGAACAGTACACCAGCTAAAGCCGAGCCAAAACTAAGTTAA
- the crcB gene encoding fluoride efflux transporter CrcB codes for MEKYIAVALGGAVGALCRMALGEWVMTKVSSFPYGTVVVNLIGCLIIGLVLGLYMQKPDLPQLARFFLVVGGLGAFTTFSTFAFEMLQLMMSESYVQALFYGFVQVVGGLILCWIGVLLARILCAI; via the coding sequence ATGGAAAAATACATTGCAGTTGCCCTCGGTGGAGCCGTTGGAGCGTTATGTCGTATGGCTCTTGGTGAATGGGTTATGACAAAGGTGAGCTCTTTTCCGTATGGAACGGTCGTAGTAAACCTTATCGGTTGCCTCATTATTGGCCTTGTACTAGGGCTATACATGCAAAAGCCAGACTTACCACAGTTGGCGAGATTTTTCTTAGTTGTAGGTGGGCTAGGTGCATTTACAACATTCTCCACTTTTGCTTTTGAAATGCTACAACTGATGATGTCTGAGTCCTATGTACAAGCTTTATTCTATGGCTTTGTACAAGTTGTAGGGGGCTTAATCCTTTGCTGGATTGGTGTATTACTTGCGCGTATACTCTGTGCGATCTGA
- a CDS encoding class II fumarate hydratase: METRIEYDSMGPVEVDARRIYGPQTQRSFNNFKIGDHRIPIEQIKALALVKKACALTNAKCGAVTEEKAKLIAQVVDEIVDGKWDDEFPLTVFQTGSGTQTNMNVNEVIAHRAKQLDESNPLHPNDDVNRGQSTNDTFPTAMHICAYFEITKRVIPALDGLIQSFEKLQEKGKGLQKVGRTHLQDATFIMVDQEISAFVEGLKTAKTMLVQNADHLLDVALGGTAVGTGVNTPKGYLDVMETVLPEVTGAPFRVKNNKFQGLSLKDAFMMAHGALNTLATTLFKIANDVRFLGSGPRCGYGEWHLPENEPGSSIMPGKVNPTQCEALAMVCAQVFGHNTTMTLCAGSGAFQLNVYMPIMIYDFVESCRLLSDAMNSFTTHCIDGVEFVPEKLNFFVEQSLMIATSLTPYIGYDKSAKVVKEAYKRGCSIKEIILEEKLMTEDEFAEAVRMK; this comes from the coding sequence ATGGAAACAAGAATTGAATATGATTCAATGGGACCAGTCGAAGTCGACGCTAGACGAATTTACGGACCTCAAACGCAACGCTCGTTCAATAATTTCAAGATCGGTGACCACCGCATCCCTATTGAACAAATCAAAGCGCTTGCGCTTGTAAAAAAAGCATGTGCTTTAACCAATGCAAAATGTGGCGCAGTAACTGAGGAAAAAGCGAAACTCATTGCTCAAGTAGTAGATGAAATCGTGGACGGAAAATGGGATGATGAATTCCCATTGACTGTATTCCAAACAGGTTCTGGCACCCAAACTAACATGAATGTGAACGAGGTAATCGCTCACCGGGCTAAACAGTTAGATGAAAGCAACCCGCTTCATCCTAACGACGATGTAAACCGCGGCCAAAGTACAAACGATACATTCCCTACGGCAATGCATATCTGTGCGTACTTTGAAATTACAAAACGCGTAATTCCTGCATTGGACGGCCTTATCCAATCCTTCGAAAAATTGCAAGAAAAAGGTAAAGGCTTGCAAAAAGTTGGTCGTACGCATTTACAAGATGCTACTTTCATCATGGTAGACCAAGAAATCAGCGCCTTTGTAGAAGGCCTAAAAACTGCCAAAACTATGCTTGTCCAAAACGCTGACCACCTACTCGACGTAGCCCTCGGCGGCACTGCCGTTGGTACTGGTGTAAACACACCTAAAGGCTATCTAGACGTTATGGAAACTGTATTACCAGAGGTAACAGGTGCTCCATTCCGCGTTAAGAACAACAAATTCCAAGGCCTATCTTTGAAAGATGCTTTCATGATGGCTCACGGTGCACTCAATACATTAGCTACTACACTATTCAAAATTGCTAACGACGTCCGTTTCTTAGGCTCTGGCCCTCGCTGCGGCTATGGCGAATGGCATCTTCCTGAAAACGAACCGGGCTCCTCCATCATGCCAGGCAAGGTAAATCCTACACAATGTGAAGCCTTGGCCATGGTATGCGCCCAAGTATTCGGTCATAATACGACTATGACACTCTGTGCAGGCAGCGGTGCGTTCCAATTGAACGTGTACATGCCTATCATGATCTATGATTTTGTTGAAAGCTGTCGCCTCCTCTCAGATGCTATGAACTCTTTCACAACACACTGCATCGACGGCGTAGAATTTGTGCCGGAAAAACTCAACTTCTTCGTAGAACAATCCCTCATGATTGCTACATCCTTAACACCATATATCGGCTACGACAAGAGTGCTAAGGTTGTAAAAGAAGCATACAAACGCGGTTGTTCTATCAAAGAAATCATCTTGGAAGAAAAACTCATGACTGAAGACGAATTTGCTGAAGCAGTTCGCATGAAATAA
- a CDS encoding GntR family transcriptional regulator, which produces MGKQDSKDKYKLSAVDSIERLPLSEQVYLTLKTAILTGELMPQEKLNEVKIAEQLQVSATPVREAFRKLAKDNLVVIVPWKGVTVKSDTPEEIVALYQVREVMEGLGARLCARHATDEQIKELREICKEMHEIEDATERVEVNSRFHTMIAHYSGNERVVEYLASFRERVNRDMYISSFNAVRTHDCDDEHDHIVDAIERHDEVAAENAMRQHINNAFIFKKANAEVQHKKLNEV; this is translated from the coding sequence ATGGGAAAACAAGATTCGAAAGATAAATATAAATTATCCGCAGTGGATTCCATTGAACGCTTGCCGCTCAGTGAACAAGTTTATTTGACATTAAAAACAGCTATCTTAACAGGCGAATTGATGCCGCAAGAAAAGCTTAACGAAGTAAAAATTGCAGAGCAATTGCAAGTGAGTGCTACACCTGTGCGTGAAGCATTCCGCAAATTGGCGAAGGATAATCTCGTAGTGATTGTTCCTTGGAAGGGCGTTACTGTAAAGTCCGATACTCCAGAGGAAATCGTTGCGTTGTATCAAGTGCGTGAAGTAATGGAAGGCCTTGGTGCAAGACTTTGTGCACGTCATGCTACAGACGAACAAATTAAAGAATTACGTGAGATTTGTAAAGAAATGCATGAAATTGAAGATGCTACAGAACGTGTTGAAGTAAACAGTCGATTCCATACAATGATCGCTCATTACTCTGGTAATGAACGCGTTGTAGAATACCTTGCGAGCTTCCGTGAACGCGTTAATCGCGATATGTACATCAGCTCCTTCAATGCAGTGCGTACACATGATTGCGACGATGAACATGATCATATCGTAGATGCTATTGAGCGTCATGATGAAGTGGCAGCAGAAAATGCTATGCGTCAGCACATTAATAATGCATTTATCTTCAAAAAAGCAAATGCTGAGGTACAACATAAAAAACTTAATGAAGTATAA
- a CDS encoding 8-oxo-dGTP diphosphatase, giving the protein MKPTTLVFPIDEQNRILLGRKKRGFGADKYNGFGGKLEAGESFRDCAIRELFEESGLHGRPEDLECVAAFDFQFPFDESLTHVGYVYFLRTFTGHVEETDEMEPHWLTVDEIPYERMWDGDRQWLPMLLEGKKLKGPIVFGRDNSSVDKMDLTTVDTVLESEHLARIDLYING; this is encoded by the coding sequence ATGAAACCGACGACGCTTGTATTTCCTATTGATGAACAAAATCGTATATTGCTAGGTCGTAAAAAACGTGGTTTCGGGGCTGATAAATATAATGGATTCGGTGGTAAACTCGAGGCTGGTGAAAGCTTCCGAGACTGCGCCATCCGTGAGTTGTTTGAGGAATCTGGCCTTCATGGTCGCCCAGAAGATTTAGAATGTGTAGCGGCTTTTGACTTTCAATTTCCTTTTGATGAAAGCTTAACACATGTCGGTTATGTGTATTTTTTGCGTACTTTCACAGGCCATGTAGAGGAAACGGACGAAATGGAGCCTCATTGGCTGACAGTAGACGAAATTCCCTACGAGCGCATGTGGGATGGTGATCGCCAATGGTTGCCGATGCTGCTAGAAGGTAAGAAATTAAAAGGACCTATCGTATTTGGTCGAGACAATAGCTCTGTAGATAAAATGGATTTAACCACCGTTGATACCGTTCTTGAAAGTGAACACTTGGCGCGCATTGATCTCTATATTAATGGTTAA